A DNA window from Brassica napus cultivar Da-Ae chromosome C1, Da-Ae, whole genome shotgun sequence contains the following coding sequences:
- the LOC125580046 gene encoding uncharacterized protein LOC125580046 produces MSSSSSDEADEVFDEFVDGHPNKSKRRAYIERAREQGHNQLWNDYFNDNPTYPPEMFRRRFRMNKSLFLRIVERISNEVPYFQQRRDVAGRNGLSPLQKCTAAIRMLAYGQSGDTYDEYLRLGDSTTRLCLENFTDAIILLFGDEYLRSPTAEDLQRLLDVGEVRGFPGMIGSIDCMHW; encoded by the coding sequence atgtcatcatcatcaagTGATGAAGCAGATGAAGTTTTTGATGAATTCGTCGATGGTCACCCCAACAAGTCCAAAAGACGGGCTTATATCGAAAGAGCTCGGGAACAAGGACACAATCAGCTGTGGAACGATTATTTCAATGATAATCCTACATACCCACCAGAAATGTTTAGGAggcgttttcgaatgaacaaatcattgttccttcgcattgtGGAACGTATAAGTAATGAAGTTCCATACTttcagcaaagaagagatgTTGCCGGAAGGAACGGGCTATctccacttcaaaagtgtacggcagcGATACGTATGCTCGCATATGGTCAGTCAGGAGATAcatatgacgaatatctccgacttggtgacaGTACAACACGTTtatgtttggaaaatttcaCTGATGCAATAATACTATTGTTTGGAGATGAATATCTACGAAGCCCTACAGCCgaggatcttcaacgattaCTCGATGTTGGAGAGGTACGGGGGTTTCCGGGAATGATAggcagcatcgactgtatgcattggtag